Proteins from a genomic interval of Caulobacter sp. SL161:
- the msrA gene encoding peptide-methionine (S)-S-oxide reductase MsrA yields the protein MRRLIVLFAAALAVLGATAPALAAPKTETAVFAGGCFWCMEHDMQGVPGVLKVESGYTGGHLKNPTYRDVTSETSGHYEAVRVTYDPAKLDYGFLLYRYWKLVDPTDDGGQFCDRGPSYRPAVFVTPAQRPIAEKSRAEAAKRLRTGTMKTQILPVQTFYLAEEYHRDYAKRNKLKYFAYRTGCGRDARLKQVWGG from the coding sequence ATGCGCCGCCTGATCGTCCTTTTCGCCGCCGCCCTCGCTGTCCTGGGCGCCACCGCTCCGGCCCTCGCCGCGCCCAAGACCGAGACCGCCGTCTTCGCCGGCGGCTGCTTCTGGTGCATGGAGCACGACATGCAGGGCGTGCCCGGCGTCCTAAAGGTCGAGAGCGGCTATACTGGCGGCCACCTGAAGAACCCGACCTATCGGGACGTCACCAGCGAGACCAGCGGTCATTACGAGGCCGTGCGCGTCACCTATGACCCGGCCAAGCTCGACTACGGGTTCCTGCTGTACCGCTACTGGAAACTGGTCGATCCCACCGACGACGGCGGCCAGTTCTGCGACCGGGGACCGTCCTACCGCCCGGCCGTGTTCGTCACGCCCGCCCAGCGCCCGATCGCCGAGAAGTCCCGCGCTGAGGCCGCCAAGCGCCTAAGGACCGGCACGATGAAGACGCAGATCCTGCCGGTGCAGACCTTCTACCTCGCCGAGGAATATCACCGCGACTACGCCAAGCGGAACAAGCTGAAATACTTCGCTTATCGCACCGGCTGCGGTCGCGACGCGCGTCTCAAGCAGGTGTGGGGCGGCTGA
- the infC gene encoding translation initiation factor IF-3 has protein sequence MQTPPVKDGPRINDEIRVPRVLLIDQHGEKQGEMPTASAMEAAEEAGLDLVEIVPNANPPVCKILDYGKFKFQEQKKKNEARKRQKVVELKEIKLRPNIDSHDYDVKAKAMHRFFEEGDKVKVTLRFRGREMAHPELGMKLLQKVKADFDEVAKVEYEPRMEGRQMIMILAPR, from the coding sequence ATGCAAACGCCGCCCGTTAAAGACGGACCGCGTATCAACGATGAAATCCGTGTCCCCCGCGTCCTGCTGATCGACCAACACGGCGAAAAGCAAGGCGAGATGCCGACCGCGTCCGCTATGGAAGCGGCAGAGGAAGCCGGCCTGGACCTGGTGGAAATCGTTCCGAACGCCAATCCTCCCGTCTGCAAGATCCTGGACTACGGCAAGTTCAAATTCCAGGAGCAGAAGAAGAAGAACGAGGCGCGCAAGCGGCAGAAGGTGGTCGAGCTCAAGGAGATCAAGCTCCGCCCGAACATCGACAGCCACGACTACGATGTGAAGGCCAAGGCGATGCATCGCTTCTTCGAGGAAGGCGACAAGGTCAAGGTGACCCTGCGCTTCCGCGGTCGCGAAATGGCCCACCCCGAACTCGGCATGAAGCTGCTTCAGAAGGTCAAGGCCGACTTCGACGAGGTCGCCAAGGTCGAGTACGAGCCACGTATGGAAGGCCGCCAGATGATCATGATCCTGGCCCCGCGCTAG
- the rpmI gene encoding 50S ribosomal protein L35, with protein MPKLKTKSGAKKRFKLTATGKLKAGVAGKRHRLIGHNGKYIRQNRGTKVMSEADAKIIRTYLPYGL; from the coding sequence ATGCCGAAGTTGAAGACCAAGTCGGGCGCCAAGAAGCGCTTCAAACTGACCGCCACGGGCAAGCTGAAGGCCGGCGTCGCCGGCAAGCGCCACCGCCTGATCGGCCACAACGGCAAGTACATCCGCCAAAACCGCGGAACCAAGGTGATGAGCGAGGCCGACGCCAAGATCATCCGCACGTACCTGCCCTACGGCCTGTAA
- a CDS encoding YitT family protein, with amino-acid sequence MPEHRHSALEDIHALLIGSSFIAVGLTLLKAAGLVTGGVAGVALIISYLSDWPVGIIFFVLNLPFYVLAQRTLGWAFTFKTLATNLLLAGLAWGMPHWLKVGGIDPIFSAVFGGTIIGMGILALARHRSSVGGVGVLALYLQERRGISAGKVQMAADCVVVTAAFFTISFDKLLLSIASAVALSAVIIANHKPGRYAGY; translated from the coding sequence ATGCCCGAACATCGCCATTCTGCGCTGGAGGACATCCATGCGCTCCTCATCGGCTCCAGCTTCATCGCCGTAGGGCTGACCCTGCTCAAGGCCGCGGGCCTTGTGACCGGCGGCGTCGCGGGGGTGGCCCTGATCATCTCGTATCTGAGCGACTGGCCGGTCGGGATCATCTTCTTCGTTCTGAACCTGCCGTTCTATGTCCTGGCCCAGCGGACCCTGGGCTGGGCGTTCACCTTCAAGACGCTGGCGACGAACCTGCTGCTGGCGGGCCTAGCCTGGGGCATGCCGCACTGGCTGAAGGTCGGCGGCATCGACCCGATCTTCTCGGCCGTCTTCGGCGGCACGATCATCGGCATGGGCATCCTGGCCCTGGCCCGTCACCGGTCCAGCGTCGGCGGGGTCGGCGTCCTGGCGCTGTACCTGCAGGAACGCCGAGGGATCAGCGCCGGCAAGGTGCAGATGGCGGCTGACTGCGTGGTGGTGACCGCAGCGTTCTTCACGATCAGCTTCGACAAGCTTCTGCTGTCCATCGCCAGCGCCGTGGCGCTCAGCGCGGTGATCATCGCCAACCACAAGCCTGGGCGTTACGCGGGGTATTGA
- a CDS encoding glycosyltransferase family 9 protein, translating to MSKEIKKVLVIKLGALGDFVLALAAMRKIREAHPKAKITLLTTPPFEALAKLSPYFNSVETDGRPEDFGQTLAMIGRIRKARYDRIYDLQTNSRTNWYFQLLRPFPPQWNGIAVGCALPQKGSARLTMHTLERQADQLRAAGIWPDAPTEPGSAPPPDLSWILRKHKEPRPVAGAAAPRPYVLFVPGGSAHRLEKRWPVECYAQLGSLLKAKGLDIVIIGGPQESAMARHIQKAVGGARDLTGRTDFAQLAVLGAKAALTVGNDTGPTHLLAAAGAPTIALFSDASDPELCGPRGHVAVIRSPDLKALPVSTVASAAMALLPH from the coding sequence TTGAGCAAGGAGATCAAGAAGGTCCTGGTCATCAAGCTTGGGGCGCTGGGCGATTTCGTCCTGGCCCTGGCCGCGATGCGCAAGATCCGCGAAGCCCACCCCAAGGCCAAGATCACCCTGCTGACCACCCCGCCCTTCGAGGCGCTGGCCAAGCTGAGCCCCTATTTCAACAGCGTCGAGACCGATGGTCGGCCGGAGGACTTCGGCCAGACCCTGGCCATGATCGGCCGCATCCGCAAGGCGCGCTACGACCGCATCTACGACCTGCAGACCAACAGCCGGACCAACTGGTACTTCCAGCTCTTGCGCCCGTTCCCGCCGCAGTGGAACGGAATCGCGGTGGGCTGCGCCCTGCCGCAGAAGGGCTCGGCCCGCCTCACCATGCACACGCTGGAGCGGCAGGCCGATCAGCTGCGCGCGGCGGGGATCTGGCCCGACGCCCCGACCGAGCCTGGCAGCGCGCCGCCGCCCGACCTGTCGTGGATCCTGCGCAAGCACAAGGAGCCGCGCCCCGTCGCCGGCGCCGCCGCGCCGCGCCCCTACGTCCTGTTCGTGCCGGGCGGCTCGGCACACCGGCTCGAGAAGCGCTGGCCGGTCGAGTGCTACGCTCAGCTGGGCTCGCTGCTAAAGGCCAAGGGCCTGGACATCGTCATCATCGGCGGTCCCCAGGAAAGCGCCATGGCGCGTCACATCCAGAAGGCCGTCGGCGGCGCGCGCGATCTCACCGGCCGCACTGACTTCGCCCAATTGGCCGTCCTGGGAGCCAAGGCGGCGCTGACCGTAGGCAACGACACGGGTCCGACGCACCTTCTTGCGGCCGCCGGCGCGCCGACCATCGCCCTGTTCTCCGACGCCTCGGATCCGGAGCTATGCGGGCCGCGCGGCCACGTGGCGGTGATCCGTTCGCCCGACCTCAAGGCCCTGCCCGTCAGCACCGTGGCCAGCGCGGCCATGGCGCTGCTGCCGCATTAG
- the pheT gene encoding phenylalanine--tRNA ligase subunit beta codes for MKFTLSWLKDHLETTATVPEIVAAMTMAGLEVEHVTDPATKLKPFTVCKIVEAARHPNADRLQVCQVDTVDGRKEIVCGAPNARAGLTTIYAPIGAYVPGLDVTLVEKPVRGVVSNGMLCSAAELEYASESDGIMELPDSLAVGAPAVDALGLEAVIDFEVTPNRPDWLGVAGIARDLAAAGVGTLKDLSIAPVAGTFPCPISVKVDGEACPAFAGRYIRGVKNGPSPKWLQDRLTAIGLRPISALVDVTNLIAYDRARPLHVYDVAKLSGTEISTRLGRHGVNGDEHLIALDGKTYELTPDMCVIADAGGERPIGLGGVMGGESTGCSDDTVDVFIESAWFEPIRIAQTGRTTGIASDAQYRFARTVDTGSLVDGIELATKLILELCGGEPSEVLYVGEVPPAPKGFAFDPDYVGQLSGLAVTPDKTHQILTALGFDVVLGSPWTVTPPTFRRDVEGKADLVEEVARIAGYGALPSTPLPEVPRAVGGILTAKQARARAARRALAAAGYAEAVTFSFTNRKTAQLFGGGQDVLVLANPIASELDCMRPSLLPNLIEAAGRNARQGFPDAALFEIGPTFHGDKPADQRTVVSAILVPKAPRGWDKAAQGDVFTVKADLLALLEELGAPVASLQTAQGTASAWWHPGRSARLQLGPKAVMAEFGEIHPAVLKALDVAGPVYGFEITLEAIPEPKKKAIKTRPAFSPSALMPLTRDFAFLVEKAKAAGDLVKAAAGADKALITAARVFDVYEGPGVPEGFKSVAIEIVVQPREATLTDADIEALSAKVVAAAEKAGGKLRG; via the coding sequence ATGAAGTTCACCCTGTCCTGGCTCAAGGACCACCTTGAGACCACCGCCACCGTCCCCGAGATCGTCGCGGCCATGACCATGGCCGGGCTCGAGGTCGAGCACGTCACCGATCCGGCGACCAAGCTTAAGCCCTTCACGGTCTGCAAGATCGTCGAGGCCGCGCGCCACCCCAACGCCGATCGCCTGCAGGTCTGCCAGGTCGACACCGTCGACGGCCGCAAGGAGATCGTCTGCGGCGCGCCGAACGCGCGGGCGGGCCTGACCACCATCTACGCCCCGATCGGCGCCTATGTGCCCGGCCTGGATGTCACCCTGGTCGAGAAGCCGGTGCGCGGCGTCGTCTCGAACGGCATGCTCTGCTCGGCCGCCGAGCTGGAATACGCCAGCGAGAGCGACGGCATCATGGAGCTGCCCGACAGCCTCGCCGTCGGCGCGCCCGCCGTTGACGCCCTGGGCCTGGAAGCCGTCATCGACTTTGAAGTCACCCCCAACCGCCCCGACTGGCTGGGCGTCGCCGGCATCGCCCGCGATCTGGCCGCCGCCGGCGTCGGCACGCTGAAGGACCTGTCGATCGCGCCGGTCGCCGGAACCTTCCCCTGCCCGATCAGCGTCAAGGTCGACGGCGAGGCCTGCCCGGCCTTCGCCGGCCGCTACATTCGCGGCGTCAAGAACGGCCCCTCGCCCAAGTGGCTGCAGGACCGCCTGACCGCTATCGGTCTGCGCCCGATCAGCGCCCTCGTCGACGTCACCAACCTGATCGCCTACGACCGCGCCCGCCCGCTGCACGTCTATGACGTGGCCAAGCTGTCGGGGACGGAGATCTCGACGCGCCTCGGCCGTCATGGCGTCAACGGCGACGAGCATCTGATCGCCCTGGACGGCAAGACCTACGAGCTGACGCCGGATATGTGCGTGATCGCCGATGCGGGCGGTGAACGTCCGATCGGCCTGGGCGGCGTCATGGGCGGGGAGAGCACCGGCTGCTCGGACGACACCGTGGACGTCTTCATCGAGAGCGCCTGGTTCGAGCCGATCCGCATCGCCCAGACCGGCCGCACGACCGGCATCGCCAGCGACGCCCAGTACCGCTTCGCCCGCACCGTGGACACCGGCTCGCTGGTGGACGGGATCGAGCTGGCCACCAAGCTGATCCTGGAGCTGTGCGGCGGCGAGCCGTCAGAGGTTCTGTATGTCGGCGAGGTTCCGCCCGCGCCGAAGGGCTTCGCCTTCGATCCCGACTATGTCGGCCAGCTTTCCGGCCTGGCGGTGACGCCGGACAAGACCCACCAGATCCTGACGGCGCTGGGCTTTGACGTCGTGCTGGGCTCGCCCTGGACCGTGACGCCGCCGACCTTCCGCCGCGATGTGGAAGGCAAGGCCGACCTTGTAGAAGAAGTCGCGCGCATCGCCGGCTACGGCGCCCTGCCCTCGACGCCGCTGCCCGAGGTTCCGCGCGCCGTGGGCGGCATCCTGACCGCCAAGCAGGCCCGCGCCCGCGCCGCCCGTCGCGCCCTGGCCGCCGCCGGCTACGCCGAGGCCGTGACCTTCAGCTTCACCAACCGCAAGACCGCGCAGCTGTTCGGCGGCGGCCAGGACGTGCTCGTTTTGGCCAATCCGATCGCCTCGGAACTGGACTGCATGCGCCCGTCGCTGTTGCCCAACCTGATCGAAGCGGCCGGCCGCAACGCCCGCCAGGGCTTCCCGGACGCGGCCCTGTTCGAGATCGGTCCGACCTTCCACGGCGACAAGCCGGCCGACCAGCGCACCGTCGTCTCGGCGATCCTGGTCCCCAAGGCCCCGCGCGGCTGGGATAAGGCCGCGCAAGGCGATGTCTTCACGGTGAAAGCGGACCTGCTGGCCCTGCTGGAAGAGCTGGGCGCGCCCGTCGCCTCGCTGCAGACGGCGCAAGGGACCGCTTCGGCCTGGTGGCACCCGGGCCGCTCGGCGCGCCTGCAGCTGGGCCCCAAGGCGGTGATGGCCGAGTTTGGCGAAATCCACCCGGCGGTGCTCAAGGCCCTGGATGTGGCCGGCCCGGTCTATGGCTTCGAGATCACCCTGGAGGCGATCCCAGAGCCGAAGAAGAAGGCGATCAAGACCCGCCCGGCCTTCTCGCCCTCGGCCCTGATGCCGCTGACCCGCGACTTTGCGTTCCTGGTCGAGAAGGCCAAGGCAGCCGGCGATCTGGTGAAAGCCGCCGCCGGCGCCGACAAGGCGCTGATCACCGCCGCGCGCGTGTTCGACGTCTACGAGGGCCCCGGGGTGCCCGAGGGCTTCAAGTCGGTCGCGATCGAGATCGTGGTCCAGCCCCGCGAAGCCACCCTCACCGACGCCGACATCGAGGCCCTGTCGGCCAAGGTCGTCGCGGCGGCGGAAAAGGCCGGCGGCAAGCTGCGGGGTTAA
- the rplT gene encoding 50S ribosomal protein L20, with product MARVKRGVVAHAKHKKVLEQAKGFYGRRKNTIRTAKAAVDKAGQYAYRDRKVRKRAFRSLWIQRINAGARLEGFTYSQFIHGLDVAGIVMDRKVLADIAGNDPAAFKAIADKVRAALA from the coding sequence ATGGCTCGCGTTAAACGTGGCGTGGTTGCTCACGCCAAGCACAAGAAGGTTCTCGAGCAAGCCAAGGGCTTCTACGGGCGCCGCAAGAACACCATCCGTACGGCGAAGGCCGCGGTCGACAAGGCCGGCCAGTACGCCTACCGCGACCGCAAGGTGCGCAAGCGCGCCTTCCGTTCGCTGTGGATCCAGCGCATCAACGCCGGCGCCCGTCTGGAAGGTTTCACCTACTCGCAGTTTATCCACGGCCTGGACGTGGCGGGTATCGTCATGGACCGCAAGGTCCTGGCCGATATCGCGGGCAACGACCCGGCTGCGTTCAAGGCCATCGCCGACAAGGTTCGCGCCGCCCTGGCCTAA
- the pheS gene encoding phenylalanine--tRNA ligase subunit alpha, with protein MTDLNTLEADVLAQVAAASDLQALDAVRVAAVGKTGSVSGLLKTLGAMSPEERKTQGAAINALRDKVQDAITQKKAALEAAELDARLASETLDLSLPAPYRRKGSVHPTMQTMDEMVAIFAEMGFAVAEGPDIEDDFHNFTALNFPEKHPAREMHDTFFFNPKEDGERMLLRTHTSPVQVRTMVSQKPPIRIIAPGRTYRCDNDATHTPVFHQVEGLVIDKGIHMGHLKWTLETFLARFFETDAVTTQFRPHHFPFTEPSAEMDVQCDRSGGEIKIGQGTSWLEILGCGMVHPNVLRACGIDPDEYQGFAFGMGVDRLGMLKYGMPDLRDMWSSDVRWLSHYGFSAFAAPNPASGLS; from the coding sequence ATGACCGATCTCAACACTCTCGAAGCCGACGTGCTGGCCCAGGTGGCCGCCGCCTCGGATCTCCAAGCGCTCGACGCCGTCCGCGTAGCCGCCGTCGGCAAGACCGGCTCGGTCTCGGGCCTGCTGAAAACCCTGGGCGCGATGAGCCCCGAGGAGCGCAAGACCCAAGGCGCGGCGATCAACGCCCTGCGCGACAAGGTCCAGGACGCCATCACCCAGAAGAAGGCCGCCCTGGAGGCCGCCGAGCTGGACGCGCGCCTGGCCAGCGAGACGCTGGACCTGTCCCTGCCCGCGCCCTACCGCCGCAAGGGCTCGGTGCACCCGACCATGCAGACCATGGACGAGATGGTCGCCATCTTCGCCGAGATGGGCTTCGCCGTGGCCGAGGGCCCGGACATCGAGGACGACTTCCACAACTTCACGGCCCTGAACTTCCCCGAGAAGCACCCGGCCCGCGAGATGCACGACACCTTCTTCTTCAACCCGAAGGAGGATGGCGAGCGGATGCTTCTGCGCACCCACACCAGCCCCGTGCAGGTGCGGACCATGGTGTCGCAAAAGCCCCCGATCCGGATCATCGCGCCGGGCCGCACCTATCGCTGCGACAACGACGCCACCCACACCCCGGTGTTCCACCAGGTCGAGGGTCTGGTCATCGACAAGGGCATCCACATGGGCCACCTGAAGTGGACCCTGGAGACGTTCCTGGCGCGGTTCTTCGAGACCGACGCGGTCACCACCCAGTTCCGCCCGCACCACTTCCCGTTCACCGAACCCTCGGCCGAGATGGACGTGCAGTGCGACCGCTCCGGCGGCGAGATCAAGATCGGCCAGGGCACCAGCTGGCTCGAGATCCTGGGCTGCGGCATGGTTCACCCGAACGTCCTGCGCGCCTGCGGCATCGATCCGGACGAGTACCAGGGCTTCGCCTTCGGCATGGGCGTCGATCGCCTGGGCATGCTGAAGTACGGCATGCCGGACCTGCGCGACATGTGGTCGTCGGACGTCCGCTGGCTGTCGCACTACGGCTTCAGCGCCTTCGCCGCGCCGAACCCGGCCAGCGGCCTGAGCTAG
- a CDS encoding MFS transporter — translation MSEPAHSNRALAVLLLVVFINLVGFGVIIPLLPFYARSMDAAPWQVTTMFAAYSLGQFFGEPFWGRLSDRIGRRPVLIVTIIANTLAYLALAFAPNIWVAMLIRLFGGFGSGNISTIQGYMADVTPPEKRAGRMGLLGAAFGAGFVIGPGLVMVMRPGAGALGYQLPLFLAAAMAGTAALGVILFVKESRAPSAPGAPQAHRLEALSQAAAHPVLSRVLLVTLISTAAFAGMEAVFGLYADTRFGWTASQVAACFALIGVIASIGQGVLTGRLARRFGEARVLTAGLSIIATSLLITPFISKPALAVVAVACTAFGQSLVFPCVGALISRATPPDRQGQMLGLNMAAGSLARIGGPLLAGPLFGLAIGGPYWFGAALMVPAIGFALVIVRRTKVAA, via the coding sequence ATGTCCGAGCCTGCCCACAGCAACCGCGCCCTGGCTGTCCTGCTCCTGGTTGTCTTCATCAACCTGGTGGGCTTTGGCGTGATCATTCCGCTGCTGCCGTTCTATGCGCGGTCGATGGACGCAGCGCCGTGGCAGGTGACGACGATGTTCGCCGCCTACAGCCTGGGACAGTTCTTCGGCGAGCCGTTCTGGGGGCGTCTCTCCGACCGGATCGGCCGGCGGCCGGTGCTGATCGTCACCATCATCGCCAACACCCTGGCCTATCTGGCCCTGGCCTTCGCGCCCAACATCTGGGTGGCGATGCTCATCCGCCTGTTCGGCGGCTTTGGCAGCGGCAACATCTCGACCATCCAGGGCTACATGGCCGACGTCACCCCGCCGGAAAAGCGCGCCGGGCGGATGGGCCTGCTGGGCGCGGCGTTCGGCGCGGGCTTCGTCATCGGCCCGGGCCTGGTGATGGTCATGCGACCAGGCGCCGGCGCCCTGGGCTACCAGCTGCCGCTGTTCCTGGCCGCCGCCATGGCCGGGACGGCCGCTCTGGGCGTCATCCTGTTCGTCAAGGAAAGTCGCGCGCCGTCGGCGCCCGGCGCGCCGCAGGCCCACCGGCTGGAGGCTCTGAGCCAGGCCGCCGCCCACCCGGTTCTCTCGCGCGTACTGCTGGTCACCCTGATCTCGACCGCCGCCTTCGCCGGCATGGAGGCGGTGTTCGGTCTCTATGCCGACACCCGCTTTGGCTGGACGGCCAGCCAGGTGGCCGCCTGTTTTGCGTTGATCGGGGTGATCGCCTCGATCGGCCAGGGCGTGCTGACCGGCCGCCTGGCCCGGCGCTTTGGCGAGGCGCGGGTGCTGACCGCCGGCCTGTCGATCATCGCCACGTCGCTGCTGATCACGCCGTTCATTTCCAAGCCCGCCCTGGCCGTAGTGGCGGTGGCGTGTACGGCGTTTGGCCAGTCTCTGGTGTTCCCTTGTGTCGGGGCCCTGATCTCGCGCGCGACCCCGCCTGATCGCCAGGGCCAGATGCTGGGCCTGAACATGGCGGCAGGGTCCCTGGCCCGGATCGGCGGCCCCCTGCTGGCCGGGCCGCTGTTTGGCCTGGCCATCGGCGGCCCCTACTGGTTCGGCGCGGCCCTGATGGTTCCGGCCATCGGCTTTGCGCTGGTCATCGTCCGCCGGACCAAGGTCGCGGCCTAA
- a CDS encoding alpha/beta hydrolase, with translation MTESRGALTREDGSTLAWRRVDGEGPTVVWLGGFHSDMTGTKAEVLAEQAKATGGSYLRFDYFGHGESGGAFQDGTISRWRADALAVIDELTDGPLVLVGSSMGGWLSCLAAIARPDRVKAMVLIAPAPDFTEKLMGPELSAEAKAAIARDGFWIRPSEYDDGGYPITRDLLEDGARWSILPGPVPIDVPVRILQGGADPDVPWTHALELANALTSDNVVFSLIKDGDHRLSRPQDLERLVAAVSEAKGLAEPEEGDLVSRRLARAARLRNAAGLEATGIAPRPLPIDDE, from the coding sequence ATGACCGAATCCCGGGGCGCCCTGACGCGTGAAGACGGATCGACCCTGGCCTGGCGGCGGGTGGACGGCGAGGGGCCGACGGTCGTGTGGCTGGGCGGCTTCCATTCCGACATGACCGGGACCAAGGCCGAGGTGCTGGCCGAGCAGGCCAAGGCGACGGGCGGTTCCTATCTGCGGTTCGACTATTTCGGCCATGGCGAGTCCGGCGGGGCCTTCCAGGACGGCACGATCAGCCGCTGGCGCGCCGACGCGCTGGCGGTGATCGACGAACTGACAGACGGGCCGCTGGTGCTGGTCGGCTCGTCGATGGGCGGCTGGCTGTCGTGCCTGGCGGCCATCGCGCGGCCTGACCGGGTGAAGGCCATGGTGCTGATCGCGCCCGCGCCCGACTTCACCGAGAAGCTGATGGGGCCCGAACTGTCCGCTGAGGCCAAGGCGGCGATCGCCCGTGACGGCTTCTGGATCCGCCCCTCCGAGTACGATGACGGCGGCTATCCGATCACCCGCGATCTCCTGGAGGACGGCGCGCGGTGGTCGATCCTGCCCGGACCCGTGCCGATCGATGTTCCGGTGCGCATCCTGCAGGGCGGAGCGGATCCTGACGTGCCTTGGACTCACGCCTTGGAGCTGGCCAACGCCCTGACCTCGGACAATGTGGTGTTCAGCCTGATCAAGGACGGCGACCACCGGCTGTCGCGTCCGCAGGACCTGGAGCGCCTGGTCGCCGCCGTTTCCGAGGCCAAGGGCCTGGCCGAGCCGGAAGAGGGGGACCTCGTCTCCCGCCGCCTGGCGCGCGCGGCGCGGCTGCGCAACGCGGCGGGGCTGGAAGCGACCGGCATCGCGCCGCGTCCGCTGCCGATCGACGACGAGTAG
- a CDS encoding glycosyltransferase family 4 protein, giving the protein MPDLPAHFTLLQVTPELETGGAEQTTIDVAHAVVAQGGKALVATRGGRMAARLEADGGRMAQMPAQSKNPLVMLGNAARLIDLIRREKVSLVHARSRAPAFSALWAAHATKVPFVATYHGVYNAKSGLKRWYNAVMTKGAVVIANSEYTREHVIREHGVPADKVVAIPRGVDLSRFEPDVVSADRIAALRQAWGVAPNERRLKVLLAGRLTRWKGQGLLVQAMALLTARGEDKVLLLLAGDDQGRKGYRAELEAAIAQAGLEDAVKLVGHCDDMPAAYLLADLAIAPSLEPEAFGRTAVEPQVMGRPVMAADHGATRETVVPGETGWLVAPGDAEAWAAALLEAVEIGASGRQSMGRAARLRARRLYSVDAMCEATLKVYAQVLGLERSS; this is encoded by the coding sequence GTGCCCGACCTACCCGCCCATTTCACATTGCTGCAAGTGACGCCGGAACTGGAAACCGGCGGCGCCGAACAGACGACGATTGATGTCGCCCACGCCGTGGTCGCGCAAGGCGGCAAGGCGCTGGTGGCCACCCGCGGCGGGCGCATGGCCGCGCGGCTGGAGGCCGACGGCGGACGTATGGCCCAGATGCCGGCGCAATCGAAGAACCCGCTGGTCATGCTGGGCAACGCCGCGCGGCTGATCGACCTGATCCGACGCGAGAAGGTCAGCCTGGTCCACGCCCGTTCCCGCGCCCCGGCGTTCAGCGCGCTGTGGGCCGCCCACGCCACCAAGGTTCCGTTCGTGGCCACCTATCACGGGGTCTACAACGCCAAGTCCGGCCTCAAGCGCTGGTACAATGCGGTGATGACCAAGGGCGCGGTGGTGATCGCCAACTCCGAATACACGCGCGAGCACGTCATCCGGGAGCACGGCGTTCCCGCCGACAAGGTGGTGGCCATCCCGCGCGGCGTCGACCTGTCGCGCTTCGAGCCCGACGTGGTGAGTGCTGATCGGATCGCGGCGCTGCGTCAGGCCTGGGGCGTTGCGCCGAACGAACGCCGCCTGAAGGTGCTGCTGGCCGGTCGCCTGACCCGCTGGAAGGGTCAGGGCCTGCTGGTCCAGGCGATGGCCCTGCTGACGGCGCGCGGAGAGGACAAGGTGCTGCTGCTGCTGGCCGGCGACGATCAGGGCCGCAAGGGCTATCGCGCCGAACTGGAAGCGGCGATCGCCCAGGCGGGTCTTGAGGACGCCGTCAAGCTGGTCGGTCATTGCGACGACATGCCGGCCGCCTATCTGCTGGCCGATCTCGCCATCGCCCCTTCGCTGGAGCCCGAAGCGTTCGGTCGCACGGCAGTGGAGCCGCAGGTCATGGGCCGGCCCGTCATGGCGGCCGACCATGGGGCCACCCGCGAGACCGTCGTACCGGGCGAGACGGGCTGGCTGGTCGCGCCCGGCGACGCCGAGGCCTGGGCCGCCGCCCTGCTCGAGGCCGTCGAGATCGGCGCTTCGGGCCGTCAATCCATGGGACGAGCCGCCCGCTTGCGTGCTCGACGGTTGTATTCAGTGGACGCGATGTGCGAAGCGACCCTCAAGGTCTATGCGCAGGTGTTGGGTTTGGAGCGTTCGTCTTGA